The Pseudomonas sp. DG56-2 genome contains a region encoding:
- a CDS encoding DUF3649 domain-containing protein, whose amino-acid sequence MKSKAAGLPLNYRLAVTSRCLAAVFGGYLLAAMASVCITLLAPIPKAEAVISGMMLSFLFYLVAFLWCFACRSAWQAWWGVLVPSLVLGAVNGLAYWMKNS is encoded by the coding sequence ATGAAAAGCAAAGCCGCCGGGCTGCCCCTGAATTATCGCCTGGCTGTGACATCACGTTGCCTGGCTGCCGTGTTTGGCGGATATCTGCTGGCAGCCATGGCCAGCGTCTGTATCACCTTGCTGGCACCAATCCCCAAGGCTGAGGCAGTGATCAGCGGCATGATGCTGTCGTTCCTGTTCTACCTGGTGGCCTTTCTCTGGTGCTTTGCATGTCGCAGTGCCTGGCAAGCCTGGTGGGGCGTGTTGGTGCCGAGCTTGGTTCTGGGCGCGGTCAACGGATTGGCCTATTGGATGAAAAACTCATGA
- a CDS encoding D-glycerate dehydrogenase: MKKTVLAFSRITPAMVERLQQDFNVIVPNPKLGDISAQFNEALPEAHGLIGVGRKLGEAQLANASKLEVVSSVSVGYDNYDLNYFNQRGLALTNTPDVLTESTADLGFALLMGCARRIAELDAWTKAGHWQATVGPAQFGSDVHGKTLGIVGLGNIGAAIARRGHFGFNMPIIYSGNSRKTALEQELGAQFRSLDELLAEADFVCLVVPLGAQTKHLISSRELQLMKSSAFLINVSRGPVVDEAALVEALREGTIRGAGLDVYEKEPLTESALFQLPNALTLPHVGSATAETREAMANRAIDNLRSALLGERPRDLVNPQVWKSSPSNP, from the coding sequence ATGAAAAAGACCGTCCTTGCCTTCAGCCGTATTACCCCGGCGATGGTCGAACGCCTGCAGCAAGACTTCAACGTAATCGTCCCCAATCCCAAGCTCGGCGACATCAGCGCCCAATTCAACGAAGCCTTGCCCGAGGCCCACGGCCTGATCGGCGTCGGTCGCAAACTCGGTGAAGCGCAACTGGCCAATGCCAGCAAGCTGGAAGTGGTGTCGAGTGTGTCGGTGGGCTATGACAACTACGACCTGAACTACTTCAATCAGCGCGGCCTGGCCCTGACCAATACCCCCGACGTACTCACCGAAAGCACGGCCGACCTGGGCTTTGCCCTGCTCATGGGCTGCGCCCGCCGTATTGCCGAACTGGACGCCTGGACCAAGGCCGGGCACTGGCAGGCCACGGTCGGGCCGGCGCAGTTCGGTAGCGATGTACACGGTAAAACCTTGGGGATCGTGGGCCTCGGCAACATTGGCGCGGCAATTGCCCGGCGTGGACACTTCGGCTTCAACATGCCGATCATCTACAGCGGCAACTCGCGCAAGACGGCATTGGAACAGGAACTCGGCGCCCAGTTTCGCAGCCTTGACGAGCTGTTGGCTGAAGCCGATTTCGTCTGCCTGGTGGTGCCGCTCGGCGCCCAGACCAAGCACCTGATCAGCAGCCGTGAATTGCAATTGATGAAATCCAGCGCGTTTTTGATCAACGTGTCCCGCGGGCCGGTGGTGGATGAAGCGGCTCTGGTCGAAGCCCTGCGCGAGGGCACCATTCGCGGTGCCGGGCTGGACGTCTACGAGAAAGAACCGCTGACTGAATCAGCGCTGTTCCAACTGCCCAACGCCCTGACCCTACCGCACGTCGGCTCCGCCACGGCTGAAACCCGTGAGGCCATGGCCAACCGCGCCATCGACAACCTGCGCAGCGCCTTGCTGGGCGAACGTCCACGGGACCTGGTCAATCCGCAGGTGTGGAAATCATCCCCCAGCAACCCTTAA
- a CDS encoding ligand-gated channel protein, giving the protein MSPLFTRSCLALSLCSIYTAQASAANQNALELENVVVTASGFSQQIKDAPASISVITREQIENKSYRDVTDALKDVPGVVVTGGASSSDISIRGMASKYTLMLVDGKRQDSRATRPNSDGAGIEQGWMPPLEAIERIEVVRGPMSSLYGSDAMGGVINIITRKVTPTWYGGVRTEATFQDRSDSGDYNSTSAFVSGPLIENLVGLQLYGQRSRRDEDHIVNGFNEQSTDSGTAKLSFTPDEHNDITFEAGKSEQDRYAHQGRSARSTDSFSDYERTNFAISHSGRWESITTDSYLQREKIENPGRRMELENTVLNTQMSYFSDSHITTFGGQYKYEDLSDEGNQLAAASDVNQLTRWSWALFAEDEWRLTEAFALTGGIRMDRDENYGTHWSPRLYGVYHLTENWTVKGGVSSGYRSPDIRAAVDDWGQITGGGGDPAIIVGNSSLKPEKSLSQEIGFIWDNLEGFSTGLTVFNTDFKDKITETRRCTDSTGNASGQCQIGGTSYKFISDRVNVDEAQMQGVEATLDWDITQSVKLATNYTFTASEQKSGPQKGKALNQMPRHMFNATLDWQATDQLGTWARMNYRGKTSDYLGRTTMSDGTPSYTFVDLGGTYRVTKNVKLLAGVYNVFNKEVDYQEYQTVLDGRRYTVGVDLSF; this is encoded by the coding sequence GTGTCCCCGCTTTTCACTCGATCCTGCCTTGCTCTTTCCCTCTGCTCGATTTACACCGCCCAGGCCAGCGCTGCCAATCAGAACGCCCTGGAACTGGAAAACGTCGTGGTTACCGCGTCTGGTTTTTCCCAGCAAATCAAGGACGCGCCGGCGTCCATTTCGGTGATCACTCGCGAGCAGATCGAGAACAAGTCTTACCGTGACGTAACCGACGCGCTGAAGGATGTGCCGGGTGTCGTGGTTACCGGTGGCGCCAGTTCCAGCGATATCAGTATTCGGGGCATGGCCTCCAAGTACACGCTGATGCTGGTTGACGGCAAGCGCCAGGACTCGCGGGCAACCCGTCCCAACAGCGACGGTGCCGGGATCGAACAAGGCTGGATGCCTCCGCTTGAGGCCATCGAGCGCATCGAAGTGGTGCGTGGGCCAATGTCGTCGCTGTATGGCTCCGACGCCATGGGCGGGGTGATTAACATCATCACCCGTAAAGTGACGCCGACCTGGTATGGCGGCGTGCGCACTGAAGCGACCTTCCAGGACCGCTCCGATTCGGGCGACTACAACAGCACCAGCGCTTTTGTCTCCGGGCCGTTGATCGAGAACCTCGTGGGCTTGCAGCTTTACGGGCAGCGTTCGCGTCGCGACGAAGACCACATCGTCAACGGCTTCAACGAGCAGAGCACCGACAGCGGTACCGCCAAGCTTTCGTTCACCCCTGATGAGCACAACGACATTACCTTCGAGGCGGGCAAATCCGAACAGGATCGCTATGCCCACCAAGGGCGTTCGGCGCGCTCCACTGACAGTTTCAGCGATTATGAGCGTACCAACTTCGCCATCAGCCATTCCGGCCGCTGGGAAAGCATCACCACCGACAGTTACCTGCAACGCGAGAAAATCGAGAACCCGGGTCGGCGCATGGAGTTGGAAAACACCGTGCTCAATACGCAGATGTCGTATTTCAGCGACTCGCACATCACCACCTTTGGTGGCCAGTACAAGTACGAAGACCTCAGTGACGAAGGCAACCAGTTGGCTGCAGCCTCCGACGTCAACCAACTGACGCGCTGGTCGTGGGCATTGTTCGCTGAGGATGAATGGCGCTTGACCGAAGCCTTCGCCCTGACTGGCGGCATTCGTATGGACCGTGACGAAAACTACGGTACGCATTGGTCGCCACGGTTGTACGGGGTGTATCACCTGACCGAGAACTGGACTGTCAAAGGGGGTGTGTCCAGTGGTTATCGTTCGCCAGACATTCGCGCGGCAGTGGATGATTGGGGGCAGATCACCGGTGGCGGTGGCGATCCGGCAATCATCGTAGGCAACTCTAGCCTCAAGCCGGAGAAAAGCCTGAGCCAGGAAATCGGTTTCATCTGGGATAACCTCGAAGGCTTCTCCACTGGCCTGACCGTGTTCAACACCGACTTCAAAGACAAGATCACCGAGACCCGCCGCTGCACCGACAGCACCGGCAATGCTTCGGGCCAGTGCCAGATCGGCGGTACTTCGTACAAGTTCATCAGTGATCGGGTGAACGTCGACGAAGCGCAGATGCAAGGCGTAGAAGCAACGCTGGACTGGGACATCACCCAGAGCGTCAAACTTGCTACCAACTACACCTTTACCGCCTCTGAGCAAAAGAGTGGTCCGCAGAAAGGCAAAGCGCTGAACCAGATGCCTCGGCACATGTTCAACGCCACCTTGGACTGGCAGGCGACCGACCAGTTGGGCACGTGGGCGCGAATGAACTATCGCGGCAAAACCTCGGACTACCTGGGGCGCACCACCATGTCTGATGGCACTCCGTCCTACACCTTTGTCGACCTTGGTGGCACTTATCGGGTGACCAAGAACGTGAAATTGCTGGCCGGTGTGTACAACGTGTTCAACAAGGAAGTGGACTACCAGGAGTATCAGACCGTGCTGGACGGTCGTCGCTATACCGTTGGCGTCGACCTGTCGTTCTGA
- a CDS encoding DUF3597 domain-containing protein, producing the protein MGLLSKIMEKLGIGRDDNTHTTAAAPDVQTPAGTPPTPVPPSTPTSTPTPASTTPQGSAQSTLQPVDVGAKLDALAAQHSETLNWRTSIVDLLKLLNIDSSLDNRKELAKELNYSGSTDDSATMNVWLHKAVMTKLAENGGQLPADLHN; encoded by the coding sequence ATGGGCTTGTTAAGCAAGATTATGGAAAAACTGGGCATCGGCCGCGATGACAATACCCACACCACTGCCGCCGCACCTGACGTGCAAACGCCGGCAGGCACCCCGCCGACGCCGGTACCGCCTTCCACTCCCACCTCCACTCCGACTCCCGCCTCCACAACCCCTCAGGGTTCAGCGCAGTCGACCCTTCAGCCTGTCGATGTCGGCGCCAAGCTCGACGCCTTGGCAGCGCAGCACTCAGAAACACTGAATTGGAGAACGTCGATTGTCGATCTGCTCAAGCTGCTCAACATCGACAGCAGCCTGGACAATCGCAAGGAACTGGCCAAAGAGCTCAACTACAGCGGTTCTACCGATGACTCGGCGACCATGAATGTGTGGCTGCACAAAGCGGTAATGACCAAGCTTGCAGAAAATGGCGGCCAGCTTCCCGCCGATCTGCATAACTGA
- a CDS encoding PepSY domain-containing protein produces MKEGFRQAMAWLHTWTGLIFGWLLFAIFLTGTMSYFKEEINHWAQPEVQARPLDPLANLAVAQNYLQTHAPDAGSWFIRLPEAREPGLSVGWRAEGAGRRGFIDKTLDPLTGTEVQARETRGGDFFYRFHFQLEMPHPWGRWLSTFAAFIMLLGLVTGIITHKKIFKEFFTFRPGKGQRSWLDGHNAIGVLVLPFHLMISYSSLVIFMSLVMPASIIASYGDNTRGFFNDLFGAPEQVKVAGVAAPLMPLPALYEKFREQQPDARLGWIEVQNAGDQNARVRFSRHGGDRIAYQRGQSWIFDGVNGTLQSGSKAESTPVVISAGMYGLHMGMFAGPWMRWLYFFFGLAGTAVIGTGLVLWLGKRQLKHAKSGTQPFELRLVEVLNIASMSGLLLGVAAFFWANRLLPVSMQGRADWEVNSFFLLWALSVLHAALRPGRKAWAEQLGLAALLWAGLPLLNQLTTGQGLIHSVSVGDWAMSGFDLTALGSGLFLAWLAAKMWRPPVVAAKRAPKAAKAPSANLIESEVS; encoded by the coding sequence ATGAAAGAGGGCTTTCGCCAGGCCATGGCCTGGTTGCACACCTGGACGGGCCTGATCTTCGGCTGGTTGTTGTTTGCGATTTTCCTCACCGGGACCATGTCCTACTTCAAGGAAGAGATCAATCACTGGGCCCAGCCCGAAGTACAGGCGCGCCCCCTGGACCCGCTGGCAAACCTGGCTGTGGCGCAGAATTACCTGCAAACGCATGCACCCGATGCGGGCAGTTGGTTCATTCGCTTGCCTGAAGCGCGCGAGCCGGGCCTGAGTGTCGGCTGGCGTGCAGAAGGCGCCGGGCGGCGCGGCTTTATCGACAAAACCCTCGACCCGCTCACGGGCACCGAGGTGCAGGCTCGCGAAACACGCGGTGGCGACTTTTTCTACCGATTCCATTTTCAGCTGGAAATGCCTCATCCATGGGGCCGCTGGCTGTCGACCTTTGCCGCCTTCATCATGCTGCTGGGCTTGGTGACCGGTATCATTACGCACAAGAAGATCTTCAAGGAGTTCTTCACTTTCCGCCCCGGCAAGGGCCAGCGCTCCTGGCTGGATGGCCACAATGCCATTGGTGTGCTGGTGCTGCCATTTCATTTGATGATCAGCTACAGCAGCCTGGTGATTTTCATGTCGCTGGTCATGCCGGCGAGCATCATCGCCAGCTATGGCGACAACACCCGGGGCTTTTTCAATGATCTGTTCGGGGCCCCCGAGCAGGTCAAGGTGGCCGGTGTCGCGGCGCCATTGATGCCGTTGCCAGCGCTCTACGAGAAGTTCCGCGAGCAACAACCGGACGCGCGTCTGGGCTGGATCGAAGTGCAGAACGCGGGTGATCAGAATGCCCGCGTGCGCTTCTCCCGCCATGGGGGCGACCGTATTGCCTACCAGCGTGGCCAGAGCTGGATCTTTGATGGCGTCAACGGCACGCTGCAGTCCGGTAGCAAAGCCGAGTCGACGCCCGTGGTGATCTCCGCCGGCATGTACGGTCTGCACATGGGTATGTTCGCCGGTCCCTGGATGCGCTGGCTGTACTTCTTCTTCGGCCTGGCTGGCACGGCGGTTATTGGTACGGGCCTGGTGCTGTGGCTGGGCAAGCGTCAGCTCAAGCATGCCAAGAGCGGCACGCAACCTTTCGAGCTGCGGCTGGTGGAAGTGCTGAACATTGCCAGCATGAGCGGTTTGCTACTGGGGGTTGCGGCGTTCTTCTGGGCCAACCGCTTGCTGCCGGTGAGTATGCAAGGCCGGGCCGATTGGGAAGTGAACAGCTTCTTCCTGCTCTGGGCGTTGTCGGTGCTGCATGCGGCGCTGCGTCCGGGCCGCAAAGCCTGGGCCGAACAGTTGGGATTGGCGGCGTTGCTGTGGGCCGGCTTGCCGCTGCTCAATCAGCTCACCACAGGCCAGGGCTTGATCCACTCCGTTTCGGTGGGTGACTGGGCCATGTCAGGTTTCGACCTGACGGCCTTGGGCAGTGGCCTGTTCCTGGCCTGGTTGGCAGCCAAAATGTGGCGCCCACCGGTAGTAGCGGCCAAGCGTGCGCCCAAAGCTGCAAAAGCACCGAGCGCCAACCTGATTGAAAGCGAGGTGAGCTGA
- a CDS encoding DMT family transporter — protein MNLSLYLLTVLIWGTTWIALKLQLGVVAIPVSIVYRFALAGLILFAILLLSRRLQPMSRRGHGICLAQGFCLFCVNFMCFLTASQWIPSGLIAVVFSTATLWNALNARVFFGQKIAANVLGGGALGLAGLGLLFWPELSGHAASPETLIGLGLALLGTLCFSAGNMLSSLQQKAGLRPMTTNAWGMLYGAGMLAVYCLLKGIPFEMEWNTRYIGSLMYLVIPGSVIGFTAYLTLVGRMGPERAAYCTVLFPLVALNVSAFYEGYQWTAPALFGLVLVMLGNVLVFRKPKPKTTAAAVALR, from the coding sequence ATGAACCTGTCGTTGTACCTGTTGACCGTATTGATCTGGGGTACCACCTGGATCGCCTTGAAACTTCAATTGGGCGTTGTCGCGATTCCGGTATCGATTGTCTATCGGTTTGCCCTCGCGGGGCTGATTCTGTTTGCCATTTTGCTGCTCAGCCGCCGCTTGCAACCGATGAGCCGGCGCGGCCACGGCATTTGTCTGGCCCAAGGCTTTTGCCTGTTCTGCGTTAACTTCATGTGTTTTTTGACGGCCAGTCAGTGGATTCCCAGCGGCTTGATCGCTGTGGTGTTCTCCACCGCGACCTTGTGGAATGCCCTTAACGCGCGGGTGTTCTTTGGCCAGAAGATCGCGGCCAATGTACTCGGTGGCGGCGCCTTGGGTTTGGCTGGGCTGGGTCTGCTGTTCTGGCCGGAGCTGTCGGGGCATGCCGCTAGTCCCGAAACCCTGATCGGTCTGGGCTTGGCGCTGCTGGGGACCTTGTGTTTCTCGGCGGGCAATATGCTCTCGAGCCTGCAACAGAAAGCCGGCTTGCGGCCGATGACCACCAACGCCTGGGGCATGCTCTACGGGGCCGGGATGTTGGCGGTGTATTGCCTGCTCAAGGGAATTCCCTTCGAGATGGAGTGGAATACACGCTACATCGGCTCGTTGATGTACTTGGTGATTCCGGGGTCGGTTATCGGCTTTACCGCCTACCTGACCTTGGTCGGGCGCATGGGACCGGAGCGGGCAGCGTACTGCACGGTGCTGTTTCCGTTGGTGGCGTTGAATGTCTCGGCGTTCTACGAAGGGTACCAGTGGACGGCACCGGCCCTGTTTGGTCTGGTGTTGGTGATGCTGGGGAACGTGTTGGTGTTCAGAAAACCCAAGCCCAAGACAACCGCTGCTGCGGTTGCCTTGAGGTAA
- a CDS encoding DUF3325 domain-containing protein, translating to MLAVTLFGFVGFACLCLAMEKHYKDLLGSAPSAARLRVLRIAGWLLQLLALYLAVQGSGWAMGLVELFAVLMAGVTLWVFLLPYQPRLLLGLVGLSLVLGPVLLIFPH from the coding sequence ATGCTGGCGGTTACCCTGTTTGGTTTTGTTGGTTTTGCCTGCCTGTGCCTGGCCATGGAAAAGCATTACAAGGACTTGCTTGGCAGCGCACCCAGCGCCGCGCGCTTGCGCGTCTTGCGCATCGCAGGCTGGTTGCTGCAACTGCTGGCACTGTACCTGGCGGTGCAGGGCAGTGGCTGGGCCATGGGGCTGGTGGAGTTGTTCGCAGTGTTGATGGCAGGGGTGACCCTGTGGGTATTTCTGTTGCCCTATCAGCCACGCTTGTTGCTGGGGCTGGTGGGGTTGAGCCTGGTGCTTGGGCCGGTACTGCTGATATTTCCTCACTAG
- a CDS encoding AraC family transcriptional regulator has product MNALDQLQVFKAMHESPHSRLEHSADLGDGLAAALWNNRHDARDYEAPSHHTLSCYIADGTGTFRRDQPSHKGAPDKLCIMPAGSASHWVVNGSIRLAHLYISQEQFALGCISLLDREPRELQLQEATFLDDPEQAQRFRQLIAMNWDEPGERLLTSTLAHEILDHAVLSQVGQRHGLRLKGGLAAYQRRHVSEYIEGHLEQPLSLGELASQCNLSEYHFARMFRESFGLPPHQYLLARRLAMARHLLRFGDLALSEVALQCGFASASHFSNRFRQAVGATPGAYRAAFRR; this is encoded by the coding sequence ATGAACGCGTTGGATCAGCTGCAAGTCTTCAAAGCCATGCACGAATCACCCCATTCCCGCCTGGAACACAGCGCGGACCTCGGTGATGGCCTGGCTGCAGCCCTATGGAACAACCGTCACGACGCCCGCGACTACGAAGCCCCCAGCCACCACACACTGTCTTGCTATATCGCCGACGGCACCGGCACTTTCCGCCGCGATCAGCCCAGCCACAAAGGCGCGCCCGACAAGCTTTGCATCATGCCTGCAGGTTCGGCTTCACATTGGGTGGTGAATGGCTCTATTCGCCTGGCGCACCTGTATATCAGCCAGGAGCAATTCGCCCTCGGCTGCATCAGCCTACTCGACCGCGAACCCCGCGAACTGCAATTGCAGGAAGCCACGTTCCTGGACGATCCCGAGCAAGCCCAGCGCTTTCGCCAATTGATCGCGATGAACTGGGACGAACCCGGCGAACGCTTGCTGACCAGTACCCTGGCCCATGAAATTCTCGATCATGCTGTGCTCAGCCAGGTTGGCCAGCGCCACGGCCTGCGCCTTAAAGGCGGATTGGCCGCGTATCAACGGCGGCACGTAAGCGAATACATCGAAGGCCACCTGGAGCAGCCGCTGAGCCTTGGCGAACTGGCGTCGCAGTGCAATTTGTCCGAATACCACTTCGCGCGGATGTTCCGTGAGAGCTTTGGCCTTCCCCCCCATCAATACCTGCTGGCCCGACGTCTGGCCATGGCCCGGCACCTGCTGCGCTTTGGCGACTTGGCCTTGAGTGAAGTGGCCTTGCAATGCGGCTTTGCCAGCGCCAGCCATTTCAGCAATCGCTTTCGCCAAGCCGTGGGCGCAACACCTGGGGCGTACCGGGCTGCATTCAGACGCTAG
- a CDS encoding LysR family transcriptional regulator, with translation MDTLQNMRAFSCVAQVGSFTAAAVQLDTTTANVSRAVSNLEAHLQTRLLNRTTRRIALTEAGKRYLMRCEQILTYVEEAEAEASDAHARPAGQLKVHSMTGVGQHFVIDAIARYRETHPDVTFDLTMANRVPDLLDEGYDVSIVLASELPDSGFVSQRLGITYSIVCASPEYVKRHGVAHKPGDLLNHACLRMVSPVIPLEKWLFDGPEGQEVVNITQAPFQVNSADAMKAAIRSGMGVGVLPIYSAIDGLRDGSLVRVMPDYRLQELNLYAIYPSRQYLDAKIKTWVEYLRNSLPEILAAHEADLKTHELLIAN, from the coding sequence ATGGACACCCTGCAAAACATGCGTGCTTTTAGCTGTGTAGCCCAAGTCGGCAGCTTTACCGCCGCGGCTGTGCAACTGGATACAACCACCGCCAACGTCTCACGGGCGGTTTCCAATCTTGAAGCCCATCTGCAAACCCGCCTGCTCAACCGCACCACCCGCCGCATCGCCTTGACCGAAGCTGGCAAGCGCTACCTGATGCGCTGCGAACAGATCCTTACGTATGTCGAGGAAGCCGAAGCCGAGGCCAGCGATGCCCATGCCCGTCCGGCAGGGCAATTGAAAGTGCATTCGATGACCGGCGTCGGCCAGCATTTTGTCATCGATGCCATTGCTCGCTACCGCGAAACCCATCCGGACGTCACCTTTGACCTGACCATGGCCAACCGCGTGCCAGACTTGCTCGACGAAGGCTATGACGTCTCCATCGTGTTGGCCAGCGAGCTGCCGGACTCGGGCTTCGTGTCTCAGCGCCTGGGCATCACCTACAGCATCGTCTGCGCCTCGCCCGAGTACGTGAAACGCCACGGCGTGGCGCACAAGCCCGGCGATCTGCTCAATCATGCCTGCCTGCGCATGGTCAGCCCGGTGATTCCCCTGGAGAAGTGGCTGTTCGACGGTCCGGAAGGCCAGGAAGTGGTCAACATTACCCAGGCACCGTTCCAGGTGAACTCGGCCGACGCGATGAAAGCCGCCATCCGCAGTGGCATGGGGGTTGGTGTGTTGCCGATCTACTCGGCCATAGACGGGCTGCGTGACGGATCGCTGGTTCGGGTAATGCCCGACTACCGCCTGCAGGAATTGAACCTGTACGCGATCTACCCATCGCGCCAATACCTGGATGCGAAGATCAAGACCTGGGTCGAGTACCTGCGCAATTCGCTGCCGGAAATCCTTGCAGCCCACGAGGCCGACCTCAAGACTCACGAGTTGCTGATCGCCAACTGA
- a CDS encoding YrzE family protein, which translates to MIRDDNNSTAVYPETHLTAAPLLKRISWSAILAGVALAMVASLILNLLGTAIGSASIDPLQEANPLDGLGKGTAIWVVVSGIVSVFVGAWIAGRLAQREGALHGLLVWATTSLVSLYLVSSAVSGIVSSGLNLAGSGLSAAGSTIAQAAPHIGNTVQDQLRQQGINFDLSDIQNELETAMRQTGKPELNPENVKREAQATEQDAQQTAKNSAQHPQAADEQLSGLLDRIKAKGEKAWDAADREAMVNLIKARTGKTDAEANQMVDQAQQAYQQAYAKYQELKAEAEQKAREAAEVAAKRISQGSWLLLITLIVSGLVAAGAGMMGRRTQPETKVVAAV; encoded by the coding sequence ATGATCAGAGACGACAATAACAGCACCGCTGTCTACCCCGAGACGCACTTGACCGCAGCTCCGCTGCTTAAACGCATTTCATGGAGTGCGATTCTCGCAGGCGTTGCTTTAGCGATGGTCGCGTCGCTGATTCTGAATCTACTGGGCACCGCCATCGGCTCTGCCTCCATCGACCCGTTGCAGGAAGCCAATCCCCTGGACGGCCTGGGCAAGGGAACGGCCATCTGGGTGGTGGTCAGCGGGATTGTTTCAGTGTTCGTCGGTGCTTGGATTGCCGGGCGCCTGGCGCAACGTGAAGGAGCATTGCACGGGCTGCTGGTGTGGGCGACCACATCATTGGTGTCCCTCTATCTTGTGTCCAGTGCTGTAAGCGGGATCGTCAGCAGCGGCCTTAACCTTGCCGGCAGTGGGCTCTCGGCTGCGGGTAGCACGATTGCCCAGGCCGCCCCGCATATCGGCAACACCGTGCAGGATCAACTGCGCCAACAAGGCATCAACTTTGATTTAAGCGATATCCAGAACGAACTCGAAACCGCCATGCGTCAAACAGGAAAACCTGAACTCAATCCGGAGAACGTAAAAAGAGAAGCACAAGCCACGGAGCAGGATGCGCAACAGACCGCAAAAAACAGCGCGCAACACCCACAGGCGGCCGATGAGCAACTCAGCGGATTGCTTGACCGTATCAAAGCCAAAGGTGAAAAGGCGTGGGATGCCGCCGATCGTGAAGCCATGGTCAACCTGATCAAGGCACGCACCGGGAAAACCGATGCTGAAGCCAACCAGATGGTCGACCAGGCCCAACAGGCCTACCAACAGGCTTACGCCAAGTATCAAGAGCTCAAGGCAGAAGCTGAGCAAAAGGCTCGCGAAGCTGCGGAAGTTGCAGCCAAGCGTATTTCCCAAGGCAGTTGGTTGTTGTTGATCACCCTGATCGTATCCGGCCTGGTAGCTGCGGGCGCCGGCATGATGGGGCGTCGCACCCAACCTGAAACCAAGGTCGTCGCTGCAGTGTAG